One region of Daphnia pulicaria isolate SC F1-1A chromosome 7, SC_F0-13Bv2, whole genome shotgun sequence genomic DNA includes:
- the LOC124349387 gene encoding attractin-like protein 1 isoform X1, with the protein MELQSSFISAVEFYKYRRKHSLAALYLVCLGLLIATQTSKAEEVYQCDNHTQTCISESEFGEQNDQQLFNIPSPLPTWAEIPQCRGKILLNRPFGFLSDGPSNYSLDTKCAWIVQSSVPNATISLQLIEFATECSWDHLYVYDGDSVFASLLAVYSGLTIYGNYKVEELNQITSTSNTILLYFYSDLAYNMSGFNISYSINSCPFNEEGKRCSGHGVCIGSTCTCDADFYGHSCQYAVCPNNCSKHGVCNMETHSCVCDEGWSGLDCNQTRDRGFWTSVWEFNGTRDERLARTQSSGSVWKGILWVVGGHGLDLKLPLTMAFNISGNDWSRVETNGLFIPTLRHGHSTLIHEGVLYMYGGVTHDGSVSSQLWSLDLSTKEWILVAPSKNKECHHRLCGPVATTGHTAVLVKDKMYVIFGYNPIYGYLNILQEYSIDSRQWSVVSSSGALVQGSYGHSSVWDPLTKRIYVYGGYQSESSSAYGLTDALHSYDPALRVWRVHPSSGSYRYLHSAIMSGGLMLVYGGNTHNETAISNGAKCYSSDFIAYDTVCDTWFKLNQPAATSVGGDLSRYGHLAASFGPSSDLNDSDEYHQPLLPYGMLIFGGFDGRLKSDVLVYIVGICTSLATKEQCLTAMPGVKCVWNKAAKKCEPLASVSKEGYEKCPGLAFPESPNSQTEWSSSASAIGYAINSTLQCGSISSCPTCLHTTFNCVWCGHNCQYAKCKEGLTHTKAIPSLEHCQVADANSCRLLHSCSACHTEPHCHWEPDARCYSYVRKMGNRTEKVDVKEDQVCDAACSLRTNCRNCTQGPCLWCSNQNRCVDKNAYIPSFPYGLCTEWTTHENKCRDLDFPQLEDGGSSGQRNVPLGASVYTKMTTCKSHRSCSECQEDPACGWCDDGSNRGTGTCMPGGFSGPVTNVLNFRTELFCPSQQWFFTSCPPCQCNGHSTCIEGTQKCNQPCLHLTEGPHCETCTSGYFGNPVNGGTCSPCQCSGHGTQCHPLTGRCFCTTKGVVGDHCERCDLANHYSPGLLTVSSHANTNSGVPANWTVLPTCYYDLQLDFQFTFNLSKKEDRHIKQINFRNVPLKPDLDLEFSVQCSTLAKLNISVRSAKVDAEDIDEEKYILFNYNCTTFKSRFQRNEYHFGSEENTTFYVYVYDFRSPIQITVSFSQHPKLELQQFFITFSACFISLLMMAAILWKIKQKYDMYRRRQRLFVEMEQMASRPFSHVLVELQVPPNFPRRAPVPNNRCTSVESRSQGVTVGGTQSGSMNQHIIETSLCNNVTPAPSSSSSHSSAVTSNAVRRRRRFRPSPIALEPCVDQKAAVLSLLIRLPNGTLPYTPPGQSGLAIASTLVSLGSYSSRKNNISESREVPRSLPKAKTPPTLSQLA; encoded by the exons ATGGAGTTGCAATCATCCTTTATCAGTGCCGTAGAATTTTATAAATATCGCAGAAAACATAGTTTAGCAGCCTTATATCTAGTCTGTCTTGGATTACTAATTGCAACCCAAACTTCCAAGGCTGAAGAAGTCTATCAGTGCGACAATCATACACAAACCTGCATCAGCGAGTCGGAATTTGGTGAACAAAATGATCAGCAACTTTTCAATATACCTTCACCTCTTCCTACCTGGGCAGAAATACCACAGTGTAGAGGGAAAATATTGTTAAATCGTCCTTTTGGCTTCCTTTCTGATGGACCTAGCAATTATTCATTAGATACAAAATGTGCATGGATTGTTCAAAGTTCTGTGCCCAATGCAACTATTTC ATTACAGCTCATTGAATTTGCAACAGAATGTAGTTGGGATCATCTCTATGTCTATGATGGAGATTCTGTTTTTGCCTCACTTCTCGCAGTATACAG TGGCCTAACCATATATGGCAATTACAAGGTGGAAGAGTTAAATCAAATAACTTCTACTTCCAACACTATCCTGCTATACTTTTACAGTGATTTGGCATATAACATGTCAGGATTTAATATTTCTTATAG TATAAATTCATGCCCTTTTAATGAAGAGGGAAAAAGATGTTCTGGCCATGGTGTATGTATTGGAAGTACTTGCACTTGTGATGCTGATTTCTATGGACATAGCTGTCAGTATGCTGTCTGCCCTAATAATTGTAGCAAACATGGTGTATGCAATATGGAAACTCACAGCTGTGTCTGTGATGAAGGATGGTCAG ggcTTGACTGTAATCAGACTAGGGACAGAGGATTTTGGACCAGTGTCTGGGAATTCAATGGAACTCGCGACGAACGTCTGGCTCGCACTCAAAGTAGTGGATCTGTCTGGAAAGGCATTCTATGGGTCGTTGGAGGGCATGGATTAGATCTTAAGTTACCGTTAACTATGGCTTTTAATATATCAG GAAACGACTGGTCCCGCGTAGAAACAAACGGACTGTTCATTCCAACATTGCGTCACGGCCACTCAACTCTAATACATGAG GGAGTTTTATATATGTATGGAGGCGTTACTCATGATGGTTCCGTCTCGTCCCAATTATGGAGCCTTGACCTGTCTACAAAAGAATGGATACTCGTAGCGCCCAGTAAAAATAAAGAGTGCCATCATCGATTGTGTGGCCCGGTAGCAACTACGGGCCACACTGCAGTCTTGGTCAAGGATAAGATGTATGTAATTTTTGGTTACAATCCTATTTATGGATACCTCAACATTCTGCAAGAGTACAGTATAG ATAGTCGACAGTGGAGTGTAGTGTCCAGTTCTGGTGCCCTGGTTCAGGGATCCTATGGCCACAGTTCTGTATGGGATCCTTTAACGAAACGCATATATGTCTACGGCGGTTACCAGTCAGAAAGTAGCTCTGCCTATGGTTTGACGGATGCCCTACATTCTTACGATCCGGCGCTAAGAGTTTGGCGTGTTCATCCGTCGAGTGGTTCCTACCGTTATCTACATTCCGCCATTATGAGCGGTGGCCTCATGCTTGTTTACGGAGGAAACACACATAACGAAACGGCAATTAGCAAT GGTGCCAAGTGTTATTCATCAGACTTTATCGCCTACGATACAGTGTGTGACACTTGGTTCAAATTAAATCAGCCGGCGGCCACCAGCGTTGGTGGCGATCTGTCTCGTTACGGGCATTTAGCTGCTTCATTTGGTCCTTCCTCAG ATTTGAATGATAGTGATGAGTACCACCAACCATTGCTTCCTTATGGAATGTTGATTTTTGGCGGGTTTGACGGGCGATTGAAGAGTGATGTTCTAGTTTACATTGTTGGCATTTGTACATCTCTCGCAACCAAGGAGCAATGTCTTACCGCCATGCCTGGTGTAAAGTGTGTTTGGAACAAAGCAGCCAAGAAATGCGAGCCTTTAGCCAGTGTATCTAAAGAAGGATATGAAAAATGTCCAGGTTTAG CGTTTCCAGAGTCGCCAAACTCCCAGACTGAATGGTCTTCTTCTGCCTCGGCGATAGGATATGCAATCAATTCAACTTTGCAGTGTGGTTCAATTTCGAGTTGCCCGACCTGTTTGCATACGACATTTAACTGCGTCTGGTGTGGCCATAATTGCCAATATGCCAAGTGTAAAGAAGGGCTTACACATACAAAAGCAATTCCTTCACTAGAGCACTGTCAAGTGGCCGACGCCAACTCTTGTAGGCTGTTGCATAG CTGCTCAGCCTGCCATACGGAACCGCATTGCCATTGGGAGCCTGACGCCCGTTGCTACTCATATGTGCGCAAG ATGGGGAACCGTACTGAGAAAGTTGACGTTAAGGAAGATCAAGTATGTGATGCAGCATGCAGTTTGCGTACCAATTGCAGAAATTGCACCCAG GGTCCTTGCTTGTGGTGCTCAAATCAGAATCGCTGTGTTGACAAGAACGCCTACATTCCTTCCTTTCCATATGGTCTCTGCACCGAATGGACTACACATGAGAACAAATGCCGAGATTTGGACTTCCCGCAACTTGAAGACGGGGGTTCATCAGGACAACGAAATGTACCTCTAGGAGCAAGTGTCTATACGAAAATGACTACGTGCAAATCACATCGCAGCTGTTCCGAATGCCAG GAGGATCCCGCTTGCGGTTGGTGtgatgatggttcaaaccgAGGAACAGGAACTTGCATGCCAGGTGGTTTCAGTGGTCCTGTGACAAATGTACTGAACTTTCGTACAGAACTGTTCTGTCCCAGTCAACAGTGGTTCTTCACCAGTTGTCCACCGTGCCAATGTAATGGTCATAGTACGTGCATTGAGGGAACTCAGAAATGCAATCAGCCTTGCTTACACCTTACCGAAG GTCCCCATTGTGAAACCTGTACTTCAGGCTACTTTGGAAATCCAGTGAATGGAGGAACATGTTCACCTTGCCAAT GCAGTGGACATGGAACACAATGTCATCCCCTCACAGGTCGTTGCTTCTGCACCACTAAAGGCGTTGTGGGGGATCACTGTGAACGATGTGATTTAGCAAATCATTACTCACCTGGGCTACTAACAGTATCGTCACATGCCAACACCAACTCTGGTGTCCCGGCCAACTGGACAGTGTTACCGACATGCTATTACGACCTACAACTCGATTTTCAATTTACGTTCAATCTCTCCAAGAAAGAAGACCGCCACATCAAGCAGATCAATTTCCGCAACGTACCCCTGAAGCCTGACCTTGATCTTGAATTCAGTGTACAGTGCTCCACGCTGGCCAAGCTGAACATCAGTGTTAGATCAGCCAAG GTGGATGCTGAAGACATTGACGAAGAAAAGTATATATTGTTTAATTACAATTGCACCACATTCAAATCGAGATTTCAACGTAATGAGTATCACTTCGGCAGTGAAGAGAATACTACGTTTTACGTATACGTCTACGATTTCCGCTCGCCAATCCAAATTACG GTCTCCTTCAGTCAACATCCAAAATTGGAGTTGCAACAGTTTTTCATCACCTTTTCTGCTTGCTTTATATCCCTGCTCATGATGGCCGCAATTTTGTGGAAAATCAAGCAGAAGTACGACATGTATCGAAG gcGACAGAGATTGTTTGTAGAGATGGAACAAATGGCCTCTCGCCCATTTTCGCACGTACTTGTGGAACTCCAAGTGCCGCCCAATTTCCCTCGTCGTGCCCCCGTCCCTAATAATAGATGTACGTCAG TTGAAAGTCGAAGTCAAGGAGTCACGGTAGGGGGCACTCAAAGTGGTTCTATGAATCAACATATAATTGAAACGAGTCTGTGCAACAACGTAACCCCAGCTCcctcatcttcatcttcccATTCATCAGCAGTTACTTCTAATGCCGTCCGTCGAAGACGCAGG TTCCGTCCAAGTCCGATTGCTTTAGAACCTTGCGTCGATCAGAAGGCTGCTGTGCTATCGCTTTTGATACGACTTCCAAATGGGACTCTTCCCTACACACCCCCAGGACAGTCGG GGCTCGCAATTGCCTCGACGCTCGTCTCTCTAGGTTCGTACTCGAGTCGAAAGAACAACATCAGTGAATCTCGTGAAGTGCCCAGGAGTTTGCCTAAAGCGAAAACTCCTCCAACACTTTCACAACTCGCGTGA